From a region of the Mucilaginibacter auburnensis genome:
- a CDS encoding DUF4349 domain-containing protein: protein MRKILIATVFALVFQGCKGPDNKNDKITADPNAEIRIDEPVGNAETMAVAMAPPVVNQVKFPPPVLKPDLGSKPQEMEKKIIKEGELRFKTADITAARKALVASLVKLGGYVSEESENNYDGQKEITLNTRIPAKNFDAFLTAVSTNAESIDSKNIRIKDVTTEFIDVTTQLANKKKLEARYLELLNKGSKVSDLLEIEDKLTEIRSSIESTQGQLNYLSKQVAYSSLNITFYSKQTVQDNGQTFGYKIKNALTSGWYTLGGMFFGFVAWWPIWLVLVMVVYAFRKWRKSKRKE, encoded by the coding sequence ATGAGAAAGATTTTAATTGCAACTGTTTTTGCCTTGGTATTTCAGGGTTGTAAAGGGCCGGATAATAAAAATGATAAGATAACGGCTGATCCGAACGCTGAAATAAGAATAGATGAGCCGGTGGGGAATGCCGAAACAATGGCAGTGGCAATGGCGCCACCGGTTGTTAATCAGGTAAAATTTCCGCCGCCAGTGTTAAAGCCTGATCTTGGATCCAAGCCGCAGGAGATGGAGAAAAAGATCATTAAAGAAGGCGAACTCCGGTTTAAAACTGCTGACATAACTGCTGCCAGAAAAGCTTTGGTTGCATCGTTGGTAAAACTTGGTGGCTATGTTTCTGAGGAGAGTGAAAATAATTACGACGGCCAGAAAGAGATAACACTCAATACCCGCATTCCCGCTAAAAATTTCGATGCGTTTTTGACTGCGGTATCTACTAATGCAGAGAGCATCGACTCTAAAAATATCCGCATAAAAGACGTAACTACAGAGTTTATTGATGTTACCACGCAACTGGCCAATAAAAAGAAACTGGAAGCGCGCTATTTAGAGTTGCTGAACAAGGGCAGTAAGGTGTCTGACCTGTTAGAGATTGAAGATAAACTTACAGAAATACGAAGCAGTATTGAATCAACCCAGGGGCAGCTCAATTATTTGTCTAAGCAGGTGGCTTATAGCTCTCTGAATATTACCTTCTATTCTAAACAAACCGTTCAGGACAACGGGCAAACATTCGGCTATAAAATTAAAAACGCTTTAACCAGCGGTTGGTATACCTTAGGCGGCATGTTCTTCGGTTTTGTAGCCTGGTGGCCAATTTGGTTGGTGTTGGTTATGGTTGTTTACGCGTTCAGGAAGTGGCGTAAAAGCAAAAGAAAGGAATAA
- a CDS encoding nucleotide pyrophosphohydrolase, with protein sequence MELSEVQKAVDNWIKTTGIRYFNELTNTAILMEEVGEVARIMARQYGEQSFKKSDTEVNLADEMADVLFVLVCLANQTGIDLTEALQKNLEKKSIRDAERHKNNEKLK encoded by the coding sequence ATGGAATTGTCGGAAGTACAAAAGGCCGTTGACAATTGGATAAAAACAACCGGCATCCGTTATTTTAACGAACTGACCAATACCGCTATATTAATGGAGGAAGTGGGTGAGGTGGCCCGCATAATGGCGCGGCAATATGGCGAGCAATCTTTTAAAAAGTCGGATACAGAAGTAAACCTCGCTGATGAAATGGCTGACGTTTTATTTGTGCTGGTGTGCCTGGCCAACCAAACCGGCATAGACCTTACCGAAGCCCTCCAAAAAAACCTCGAGAAGAAAAGCATCCGCGATGCGGAACGGCATAAGAATAACGAGAAGCTGAAATGA
- the dtd gene encoding D-aminoacyl-tRNA deacylase, whose product MRAVIQRVSEAVCKVDGNVTGQIETGLLILLGIEDADTDEDLQWLAQKICGLRIFADENGLMNKALADVDGGILLISQFTLFAQTKKGNRPSFIRAARPDKAIPLYEKMIIKLEELSGKKVAAGIFGADMKISLTNDGPVTIIMNTKDKDNY is encoded by the coding sequence GTGAGAGCAGTTATACAAAGAGTATCAGAAGCAGTATGTAAGGTAGACGGCAATGTAACCGGTCAGATTGAAACCGGTCTGCTTATATTATTAGGTATTGAAGATGCCGATACTGATGAGGACCTGCAATGGCTGGCGCAAAAGATATGCGGATTGCGAATTTTTGCCGATGAGAACGGCCTTATGAACAAAGCGCTTGCCGATGTGGATGGCGGCATCCTTCTTATTTCACAGTTTACTTTATTCGCTCAAACCAAAAAGGGCAATCGCCCGTCGTTTATTCGCGCTGCGCGACCGGATAAAGCCATTCCCCTTTATGAGAAAATGATAATCAAACTGGAAGAGTTAAGCGGCAAAAAGGTGGCTGCCGGGATTTTTGGGGCGGATATGAAGATAAGCCTCACTAACGACGGGCCGGTTACCATAATTATGAACACAAAAGACAAGGATAACTATTAG
- a CDS encoding glycoside hydrolase family 10 protein translates to MAAAQGPVIDTVAKVPFEPKREFRGVWIATVENIDWPTRANMPSADQQKQLIDILNAHQQTGINAVMFQVRPAADAFYAKGSEPWARWLNGKQGQPPVPFYDPLQLAITEAHKRGMELHAWFNPYRATNDARFNLISPDHITNLKPEWFFIYGGKKHFDPGLPEVREYIVKVILNVVDNYDIDGVHMDDYFYPYAISGQKINDSASYAKYGGEFKDIRDWRRNNVDQLIKMIADSVHKHNPRIKFGISPFGIWANKSQNAEGSDTRGGDSYYGQFADSRKWIREGWLDYINPQLYWQIGYRLAAFNTLVDWWSNYTNNHHLYIGQAPYRMAEKASVAFHNTNELPNQIRYLRENPRVQGSVFFSSNSLTKNLYGFTDTLKQNFYRYPALPPPMLWLDSVAPNVPRNLSVTKIAPRTVQLKWEVPLLAADKEPVYGYVIYRFENTEKINLENPENILRINYNIGTVFNDTTVQPGKTYLYVITAIDRLKNESERTPAIAAIIN, encoded by the coding sequence ATGGCCGCCGCGCAAGGCCCCGTTATTGATACCGTTGCAAAGGTGCCGTTTGAGCCCAAGCGCGAGTTTAGAGGTGTTTGGATAGCTACTGTAGAGAATATTGACTGGCCTACACGTGCTAATATGCCTTCGGCCGACCAGCAAAAACAGCTGATAGATATTTTGAACGCCCACCAGCAAACGGGCATCAATGCGGTTATGTTCCAGGTTAGGCCAGCCGCCGATGCCTTTTATGCCAAAGGCAGTGAGCCCTGGGCCCGCTGGCTTAACGGAAAGCAAGGGCAACCACCGGTTCCGTTTTATGACCCGTTGCAACTGGCTATAACCGAGGCCCACAAACGGGGGATGGAACTGCATGCCTGGTTTAACCCTTACCGTGCTACTAATGACGCCAGATTTAACCTGATAAGCCCTGATCATATTACCAATTTAAAGCCAGAGTGGTTTTTTATATATGGCGGCAAAAAACACTTTGACCCCGGATTGCCTGAGGTGCGCGAGTACATTGTAAAGGTGATATTAAATGTGGTAGATAATTACGATATAGATGGCGTGCATATGGATGATTATTTTTACCCATATGCCATATCCGGACAAAAAATAAATGACTCGGCAAGTTATGCCAAGTATGGCGGCGAGTTTAAAGACATACGCGACTGGCGCCGCAACAATGTTGACCAGTTAATAAAAATGATTGCCGACAGCGTGCACAAACATAACCCGCGCATTAAGTTTGGTATTAGTCCGTTTGGCATATGGGCCAACAAATCGCAAAACGCGGAAGGCTCTGATACACGTGGTGGTGATTCCTACTATGGCCAATTTGCTGATTCGCGCAAATGGATAAGAGAAGGTTGGCTGGATTATATCAATCCGCAATTGTATTGGCAAATTGGGTACAGGCTTGCTGCTTTTAATACTTTGGTTGACTGGTGGAGCAATTACACCAACAATCACCATTTATATATAGGGCAAGCCCCATATCGTATGGCAGAAAAAGCGTCTGTAGCTTTTCATAATACTAATGAACTACCTAATCAGATCAGGTATCTGCGCGAAAATCCGCGGGTACAGGGAAGTGTATTTTTTAGCTCCAATTCGTTAACCAAAAACCTATATGGGTTTACAGATACCCTGAAGCAGAATTTTTACCGTTACCCGGCTTTGCCTCCGCCTATGCTTTGGCTGGATTCGGTTGCGCCGAATGTGCCACGTAATTTATCAGTAACCAAAATAGCGCCACGAACCGTACAGCTAAAATGGGAAGTGCCATTACTTGCTGCAGATAAAGAGCCTGTTTACGGGTATGTTATTTATCGCTTTGAAAATACAGAAAAGATCAACCTGGAAAACCCTGAAAATATTCTGCGCATTAATTATAACATAGGTACTGTATTTAATGATACCACAGTGCAACCCGGCAAAACTTATTTGTATGTTATAACGGCGATAGACCGGCTCAAAAATGAGAGCGAACGAACGCCGGCCATAGCAGCTATTATAAATTAG
- a CDS encoding acyltransferase family protein, translating to MKPTNTILLNDAICPSEAITGIKNDAAVAYNARMNVIRFIAICSVVWGHSLLSYEERLLNNIHYQMLHAVMVQTGRVGTIMFFLVSGFLLYDKIQIYTPATYLSHRLKQVIFPWMAFLFLVVIIQLIDVISIRGLIKGNLMHTSIVLFSLIKGSVFHAAYWFVPVAVFSALILVALKKYINKVWFAVLLAVLSIFHGINLYLGWIPVSHTIAFLGYVFYLWLGMFIKRNIDEIKNILDNFSITILCCILLVVFWLACMEGINLTHLGCTDAYASLRLSNAELSVLLFIVLLKSDNVSFIDRFKPRQNTFGIYLIHSLVIMQLVPVVNTFIKAHINQFSIVQFTELQTLFFVTVFFLTLAIVQMLRHTPLRILLGFFSR from the coding sequence ATGAAACCAACCAACACAATTTTGCTGAACGATGCTATTTGTCCATCAGAGGCAATAACCGGAATTAAAAATGATGCAGCGGTAGCATACAACGCACGTATGAATGTTATCAGGTTTATAGCCATATGCTCTGTAGTATGGGGCCATAGTTTGTTAAGTTATGAAGAACGCCTGTTGAATAACATCCATTACCAAATGCTGCATGCAGTTATGGTTCAGACAGGGCGGGTAGGAACTATTATGTTCTTCCTGGTATCAGGTTTTTTGTTGTACGATAAAATACAAATTTATACCCCGGCAACTTATTTAAGCCACCGTTTAAAGCAAGTAATTTTTCCGTGGATGGCTTTCCTTTTTTTAGTTGTTATAATACAGCTGATTGATGTAATATCTATTAGGGGATTGATCAAAGGGAACTTGATGCACACATCAATAGTTTTGTTTTCGCTTATAAAAGGGTCGGTTTTTCATGCTGCTTACTGGTTTGTACCGGTGGCTGTTTTTTCAGCTTTAATACTGGTTGCTTTAAAAAAGTATATAAACAAAGTATGGTTTGCCGTACTGCTGGCCGTTTTGAGCATATTTCATGGTATTAACCTTTACTTGGGTTGGATACCCGTAAGCCATACTATTGCATTTTTAGGGTATGTATTTTACCTATGGTTGGGTATGTTCATTAAACGGAATATTGATGAAATAAAAAACATCCTGGATAACTTTTCTATAACTATACTTTGTTGTATACTGCTTGTTGTTTTCTGGCTGGCCTGTATGGAGGGAATTAACTTAACTCACTTAGGCTGTACAGACGCTTATGCTTCACTACGCCTTTCAAATGCAGAGCTTTCTGTACTATTGTTTATTGTTTTATTAAAGTCTGACAATGTGAGCTTTATTGACAGGTTCAAACCCCGCCAAAATACATTCGGCATTTATTTGATCCACTCGTTGGTAATTATGCAATTGGTGCCTGTTGTAAACACCTTTATTAAAGCTCACATCAATCAGTTTAGCATAGTTCAGTTCACCGAGCTGCAAACGCTGTTTTTTGTAACCGTATTTTTCCTCACCCTTGCAATTGTACAAATGCTAAGGCATACACCATTACGTATTTTACTGGGGTTTTTTAGCCGCTAA
- a CDS encoding sigma-54-dependent transcriptional regulator: protein MSAYHIFIVEDDVWYSELLNYQLSLNPDYQVTRFTTATDCIKNLHKKPDLITIDYSLPDMTGAELFKKIRLADASVPVIVISGQSDVNTAVDLLKTGVSDYLVKNDNIKELLWNAVIRVRENQSLKKEVEHLREELGHKYEIGNIMVGASPAIKKIFGLIEKAAKANINVSVTGETGTGKELVAKAIHYNSDRAKKPFVALNMSAIPSELLESELFGYEKGAFTGANSRKTGKFEEANKGTLFLDEIGEMEPAMQSKLLRVLQERELTRLGGHDKVKLDVRLIVATHKNLAELVKKGTFREDFYYRIMGLPIELPPLRDRGTDILLLAKAFLDEFVKENRMPAKQLSNEAKNKLISYSFPGNVRELRSAIELAAVMCDGKEITADDLSFHTSGRDNIVATGDKTLEEYTCDIIRAYLHKYENNVVKVAQKLDIGKSTIYKMLQERKL from the coding sequence ATGAGCGCTTACCATATTTTTATTGTTGAAGACGATGTTTGGTACAGCGAATTATTAAATTATCAGCTTTCTCTTAACCCTGATTACCAGGTTACCCGTTTTACCACTGCTACTGACTGCATAAAAAATCTGCACAAAAAGCCTGATCTGATCACCATTGATTACTCGTTGCCAGACATGACCGGTGCCGAGCTATTTAAGAAAATCAGGTTGGCCGATGCATCTGTACCCGTAATTGTAATAAGCGGTCAAAGTGACGTAAACACAGCGGTTGATCTGCTTAAAACCGGCGTTAGCGATTACCTCGTCAAGAACGACAACATTAAGGAGCTGCTGTGGAATGCCGTTATACGCGTACGCGAAAATCAATCGCTTAAAAAAGAAGTTGAGCACCTGCGGGAGGAACTGGGGCATAAATATGAGATAGGGAACATAATGGTGGGCGCGTCGCCTGCTATTAAAAAGATATTTGGCTTAATAGAAAAAGCGGCAAAGGCCAACATCAATGTATCTGTAACCGGTGAGACAGGTACCGGTAAAGAATTGGTAGCGAAGGCCATACATTACAACTCCGACAGGGCTAAAAAACCTTTTGTTGCCCTTAACATGTCGGCAATACCGTCAGAACTTTTAGAAAGCGAGTTGTTCGGTTATGAAAAAGGCGCATTTACAGGAGCCAACTCCCGCAAAACGGGAAAATTTGAAGAAGCTAACAAGGGCACATTATTTTTAGACGAGATAGGCGAAATGGAGCCGGCCATGCAAAGCAAGCTGCTACGTGTTTTGCAAGAACGTGAACTAACCCGCCTTGGCGGCCACGATAAGGTTAAGCTTGATGTACGATTAATTGTGGCCACTCATAAAAACCTGGCCGAATTAGTAAAAAAAGGCACTTTCCGCGAGGACTTTTATTACCGCATAATGGGCTTACCTATTGAATTGCCTCCCCTGCGCGACCGGGGTACTGATATTTTACTGCTGGCAAAGGCTTTTCTGGATGAATTTGTTAAAGAGAACCGGATGCCGGCTAAGCAATTAAGCAACGAGGCTAAAAACAAACTGATCAGCTATTCCTTTCCCGGCAATGTACGGGAACTAAGATCAGCTATTGAACTGGCGGCTGTGATGTGCGATGGGAAAGAGATCACTGCTGACGACCTGAGCTTTCACACTTCCGGCAGAGACAACATTGTAGCAACCGGCGATAAAACATTAGAAGAATATACGTGCGATATTATCAGAGCCTACCTGCATAAGTATGAAAACAATGTGGTTAAGGTTGCCCAAAAGTTGGATATAGGCAAATCAACCATTTACAAAATGTTGCAGGAGCGAAAACTCTAA
- a CDS encoding LruC domain-containing protein yields MKKFTPLMLAALTLLAACKKSSITPDQNTNGGNNITKLAPDGFNFATTKNVTVSLSLKAPNGDALKGVVVSLYNPANTNGNAAIYKGVTDASGNLVAAVTIPATVKQLVIDPAYVGLMRNAVANINGSSVSATIGGPSVFGGDIVPQAIVEQSGSSSSTLTTLASGITFVYPSPYTSSSDAIVNTSQTPFNLGVPKFLLPNDDVISASLLSYVNASLPEYKPVPDTHPEYLSSKVTSTLNVVEKSDVWITFVAEGAGNLNTLGFYTYKTGSAPTSESDIDKVTIILPNASGAGSGGGLKSGNKVKLGTFDPGTSIGFVLIGNGWTGKGVATGNTKFYSDDKLNPETNSALKKHTVVLYDDVNKVTLVGFEDLNRQTGSDNDFNDLVFYASSNPITGISNVGVPVVDKGGDADGDGVADELDAFPNDASKAYVSYYPSASGYANIAFEDNWPTKGDYDLNDVVVKYRYTFESNAQNKVVTIKGDYNVTAVGASFKNGFGVQFPFAASNVASVTGQKFKDNYISLAGNGVEAGQSKAVIIPFDNTDLMLNNPDNGYFVNVLNSRDKVTNGATATVVMTLSTPVAQSTITGASINSFLISNSRRTHEVHLPGYAPTDKADAKLLGQGDDNSIPSSSRYYLTKDNWPWAISFADNFTYPLEQVKITDAYPHFADWASSGGSLFPDWYTNTGSGYRVNSNLYTK; encoded by the coding sequence ATGAAAAAATTTACTCCCCTGATGTTAGCTGCACTTACTTTATTAGCAGCATGCAAAAAAAGCAGCATTACCCCAGATCAAAATACCAACGGTGGTAATAACATAACAAAACTTGCACCTGATGGTTTTAATTTTGCTACCACAAAAAACGTAACCGTATCACTTTCGCTTAAAGCGCCAAACGGCGATGCTTTGAAAGGGGTAGTAGTTAGCCTATATAATCCGGCAAATACTAATGGAAACGCGGCTATATATAAGGGAGTGACTGATGCCAGCGGAAACCTGGTTGCAGCTGTAACTATCCCGGCAACAGTTAAACAGTTGGTTATTGACCCGGCTTATGTTGGTTTAATGCGTAATGCTGTAGCTAACATAAATGGTTCTTCGGTTAGTGCAACTATAGGTGGTCCGTCTGTTTTTGGTGGCGACATAGTTCCACAAGCAATAGTTGAACAAAGCGGCTCATCATCCTCAACGTTAACCACACTGGCTTCGGGCATAACATTTGTTTATCCATCACCTTATACTTCTTCAAGTGATGCTATTGTAAACACTTCACAAACACCATTCAACCTGGGCGTTCCCAAGTTTCTGTTGCCTAATGATGATGTGATCAGCGCTTCGTTATTGAGCTATGTAAACGCGTCTTTGCCTGAATACAAACCGGTTCCTGATACGCACCCGGAATATTTATCAAGCAAAGTAACCTCAACACTTAACGTTGTTGAAAAATCAGATGTCTGGATAACTTTTGTTGCCGAAGGCGCAGGTAACCTTAACACTTTAGGGTTTTATACTTACAAAACAGGTAGTGCTCCTACAAGCGAATCTGATATAGATAAAGTAACTATTATTCTTCCAAATGCATCGGGCGCAGGATCAGGCGGCGGCTTAAAATCTGGTAACAAAGTTAAATTAGGAACTTTTGACCCGGGAACTTCAATTGGTTTTGTATTAATTGGCAACGGCTGGACTGGTAAAGGAGTAGCAACAGGCAATACCAAATTCTATTCAGACGATAAACTTAACCCTGAAACTAATTCGGCATTAAAGAAACATACCGTAGTATTATATGATGATGTAAACAAAGTTACTTTAGTTGGATTTGAAGATCTAAACAGACAAACCGGTTCAGATAACGATTTCAACGACTTAGTATTCTATGCTTCATCAAACCCTATTACAGGTATCTCTAATGTGGGTGTTCCGGTTGTTGATAAAGGTGGCGATGCTGATGGCGATGGTGTAGCGGACGAGTTAGACGCTTTCCCTAATGATGCAAGTAAAGCTTATGTAAGCTACTATCCATCAGCAAGTGGCTATGCTAACATTGCTTTTGAAGATAACTGGCCAACCAAAGGCGATTACGACCTGAATGACGTAGTAGTTAAATACCGTTACACTTTTGAAAGCAATGCACAAAATAAAGTAGTTACTATAAAAGGCGATTACAACGTTACCGCAGTAGGTGCATCATTTAAAAATGGTTTCGGTGTTCAGTTCCCATTCGCTGCATCTAACGTAGCAAGCGTTACCGGTCAGAAATTTAAAGACAACTATATTTCATTGGCAGGTAATGGTGTTGAAGCTGGTCAAAGCAAAGCGGTTATTATACCTTTTGATAACACCGACCTGATGTTGAACAACCCGGATAACGGCTACTTTGTTAACGTATTAAACTCAAGAGATAAAGTTACTAACGGCGCTACAGCAACAGTGGTAATGACACTTTCAACTCCGGTTGCACAGTCAACCATAACAGGTGCAAGTATCAACTCATTCCTCATCAGTAACTCACGCCGCACGCATGAAGTGCACTTGCCGGGTTACGCTCCAACTGATAAAGCCGATGCTAAGTTGTTGGGCCAGGGTGATGATAACTCAATCCCATCTTCATCAAGATACTATTTAACCAAAGACAACTGGCCATGGGCTATAAGCTTTGCAGATAATTTTACATACCCCTTAGAACAAGTTAAAATAACCGACGCGTATCCGCACTTTGCTGATTGGGCCAGCTCAGGCGGATCATTATTCCCGGATTGGTATACTAATACCGGTTCAGGCTATCGCGTTAACTCAAACCTGTATACTAAGTAA
- a CDS encoding circularly permuted type 2 ATP-grasp protein: MQESAYFNEYSPISGVWDEMYGDDSNVRDHYRKVIEYISGESADDLNKKEELAKRLFMSQGITFTVYNSGEGIEKIFPFDIIPRIITAAEWAFVEKGIKQRLTALNHFLKDIYHNQFIIKDGIVPIDVIYSCPHFLREMYQLNVPYDIYIHISGIDLIRDSDGTFYVLEDNLRTPSGVSYMLENREITKRLFPDLLPQCGVRSVTEYPAILYRNLLALSPRQIANPTIVLLSPGIYNSAYFEHTTLARLMGVELVEGRDLVVKDHKVYMKTTVGLQQVDVIYRRVDDDYLDPLVFNPQSMLGVAGIMGAYRKGNVAIVNAIGNGVADDKAVYTYVPQMIKYYLNEEPILKNVPTHQLGNPDEMDYVFKNMNRMVIKRTNGSGGYGMLMGHAASDQEIEDYKKEILKEPRNFIAQPTISLSAAPCYMQGELKPRRIDLRPYALFGPDGIEIVPGGLTRVALKEGSLVVNSSQGGGSKDTWVLA; the protein is encoded by the coding sequence ATGCAGGAATCAGCCTATTTTAATGAATATAGCCCTATAAGTGGCGTTTGGGATGAAATGTATGGTGATGATTCCAATGTACGCGATCATTATCGCAAAGTAATTGAATACATTTCGGGCGAATCTGCCGACGATCTCAATAAAAAAGAGGAGTTAGCTAAACGTCTCTTCATGAGCCAGGGTATAACCTTTACTGTATATAATAGTGGTGAAGGAATTGAAAAAATATTTCCTTTTGATATTATTCCACGTATCATAACAGCTGCTGAGTGGGCTTTTGTTGAAAAAGGCATTAAACAGCGCCTAACCGCGCTCAACCACTTCCTTAAAGATATTTACCATAACCAGTTTATAATTAAAGACGGCATAGTACCTATTGACGTTATTTACTCCTGCCCGCATTTTTTGCGCGAAATGTACCAGTTGAATGTACCTTATGACATCTACATTCACATTTCCGGTATAGATCTTATACGTGACAGCGATGGAACATTCTACGTGCTGGAAGATAACCTGCGTACGCCATCAGGTGTTAGCTATATGCTGGAGAATAGGGAAATAACCAAACGTTTGTTTCCCGACCTGTTGCCACAATGCGGTGTACGCAGCGTTACCGAGTATCCCGCTATATTATACCGCAATCTTTTGGCGCTATCACCACGGCAAATTGCCAACCCAACCATTGTGCTGCTAAGTCCGGGTATATATAATTCAGCCTATTTTGAGCACACCACACTGGCGCGCTTAATGGGTGTTGAATTGGTTGAAGGGCGCGACCTGGTTGTTAAAGACCACAAGGTTTACATGAAAACTACCGTTGGCCTGCAACAGGTTGATGTAATATACCGCCGGGTTGATGATGATTATCTTGATCCGTTGGTATTCAATCCGCAAAGCATGTTGGGTGTTGCAGGTATAATGGGCGCTTACCGCAAAGGCAATGTGGCCATAGTAAATGCTATTGGTAATGGCGTGGCCGATGACAAAGCCGTTTACACCTATGTGCCGCAAATGATCAAATATTACCTGAATGAAGAGCCTATATTGAAAAACGTACCAACGCACCAGTTAGGCAATCCGGATGAAATGGATTATGTGTTTAAAAACATGAACCGAATGGTAATAAAACGCACCAACGGCAGCGGCGGCTACGGTATGCTGATGGGGCATGCAGCATCTGACCAGGAAATAGAAGATTATAAAAAAGAGATACTGAAAGAGCCACGCAACTTTATAGCACAGCCAACCATCAGCCTTTCGGCAGCGCCATGCTACATGCAGGGAGAGCTTAAACCGAGGCGTATTGACCTGAGGCCCTATGCGTTGTTCGGTCCGGATGGTATTGAGATAGTGCCTGGCGGATTAACCCGTGTAGCGCTCAAAGAAGGCTCACTGGTAGTAAACAGTTCACAAGGCGGGGGCAGTAAGGATACGTGGGTGCTGGCATAG
- a CDS encoding alpha-E domain-containing protein, with amino-acid sequence MLSRVAASFFWMSRYIERSDGLLRMLKINYASSQDTIEEFTWEPVIVMYSSLSDEEAAAFENDSRAVLKYMVTGKGNSNSIVNIITLARENARGVQEHITKDLWQCLNEYYHAVKDSKLERALQREDPIGLLDVLIKQVMLYYGTVEITMERGEGRSFMNMGKYLERAIQSVDILDTKFGSISENPDLLTDTTYWKHLLLSLGGYELYLKTYREGFEAENVLEQVVLNNDFPRSVIYSINNIQKYFERLKKDSNLDNFRELSFQIGRLQSRIKYSSVRSIKQEGLHHFLAQIRSELYGISDAMNQYYFGNS; translated from the coding sequence ATGTTAAGCAGGGTAGCAGCAAGTTTTTTTTGGATGAGCCGATATATTGAGCGCAGCGACGGTTTATTGCGTATGCTGAAGATCAATTACGCCTCATCACAGGATACCATTGAAGAGTTTACCTGGGAACCGGTAATTGTAATGTACTCCAGCTTAAGCGACGAGGAAGCGGCAGCTTTTGAGAACGATAGCCGAGCGGTACTAAAGTACATGGTTACCGGCAAGGGCAACTCTAATTCTATTGTGAACATCATTACGCTGGCTCGTGAAAATGCCCGCGGCGTGCAGGAACACATTACCAAAGACCTTTGGCAGTGCCTTAACGAGTACTATCATGCGGTAAAGGATAGCAAACTGGAACGCGCTTTACAACGCGAAGATCCTATTGGTTTGCTGGATGTGCTCATTAAGCAGGTAATGTTGTATTACGGCACGGTTGAAATTACCATGGAACGTGGCGAAGGACGCAGCTTTATGAATATGGGTAAATACCTGGAACGCGCCATACAATCTGTTGATATTTTGGATACAAAGTTTGGGTCTATTTCAGAAAACCCCGACCTGTTAACAGATACCACGTATTGGAAACACCTGTTGCTGTCATTAGGCGGTTACGAGTTGTATCTTAAAACCTACCGTGAGGGCTTTGAGGCGGAGAATGTTTTGGAGCAGGTAGTATTGAACAATGACTTTCCACGCTCGGTTATCTACTCCATTAACAACATACAAAAGTATTTTGAACGCCTGAAAAAAGATAGCAATCTGGATAATTTCAGGGAGTTATCTTTCCAGATAGGCCGGCTTCAAAGTCGCATTAAATACAGTTCGGTACGCAGCATAAAGCAAGAAGGGCTACACCACTTTTTGGCACAGATCCGCAGTGAGTTGTACGGAATAAGCGATGCTATGAATCAGTATTATTTCGGCAATTCGTAA